In one window of Vanessa atalanta chromosome 10, ilVanAtal1.2, whole genome shotgun sequence DNA:
- the LOC125066965 gene encoding cuticle protein 67-like produces the protein MMLKVLLLAYVATAVQAGGLIAPASYYGSYAYGGWNPYSSYPAQPAIATQHSNILRSPFNLGQVSTYTKAVDTPFSSVRKADVRVSNPGIAIAPTYHGIASPLVGAPLPAPRVTTGLLGVAFSAAPAVSHMTYTNGLGLAYGW, from the exons ATGATGTTAAAG GTATTATTGTTAGCGTATGTGGCAACGGCTGTTCAGGCCGGAGGGCTGATTGCACCTGCCAGTTATTACGGTTCTTATGCCTATGGCGGCTGGAATCCTTACAGCTCATATCCAGCTCAACCGGCTATTGCTACACAACATTCTAATATATTGAGATCACCGTTTAACTTGGGGCAG gTGTCGACCTACACCAAGGCCGTAGATACTCCATTTTCGAGTGTGCGCAAAGCGGATGTACGTGTAAGCAATCCGGGCATCGCTATCGCTCCAACTTACCACGGCATAGCTTCACCCTTAGTTGGCGCACCACTACCAGCACCTAGA GTGACGACTGGTCTTTTGGGCGTGGCTTTCTCTGCTGCACCTGCTGTTTCACACATGACATATACCAATGGACTTGGCCTGGCTTACGGATGGTAA
- the LOC125066712 gene encoding protein farnesyltransferase/geranylgeranyltransferase type-1 subunit alpha gives MSESGDSDASWIFYKDRPDWSDVTPIPEDDGPAPVVVIAHSEKFEDVYDYFRAILKTNEKSERALLLTKDAVEFNPANYTVWQYRRDLLQALGTDLKTELEYVEAVIKQSPKNYQVWHHRRVLIEWLQDPSLELEVTGDALQQDPKNYHAWQHRQWAIKTFGLFDKEMDFVDTLINEDVRNNSAWNQRYFIMNNHLGWSDYNVQKEICYALEKIKFVKNNESAWNYLRGVLLHDKRGMSGNAVVTSFCEELYKNKCRSPYLLAFIIDICEENLKKGETSCVYNSERAIDLCQALATKYDKIRSKYWNYFSEKIKALQNIKTVEQNNMEE, from the exons atgtctGAGAGTGGAGACAGTGATGCATCTTGGATTTTCTATAAAGATAGGCCAGATTGGAGTGATGTGACTCCAATACCAGAGGATGATGGTCCAGCACCTGTAGTTGTCATTGCCCACTCTGAAAAAT TTGAAGATGTATATGACTACTTCAGAGCAATATTAAAGACCAATGAAAAATCTGAAAGGGCATTGCTACTTACTAAGGATGCTGTTGAATTCAATCCAGCAAATTATACAGTGTGGCAATAtag gagAGATCTTCTTCAAGCATTAGGCACTGATCTGAAAACGGAATTAGAATATGTGGAAGCTGTTATCAAACAGTCGCCAAAAAATTATCAG GTATGGCATCATAGAAGGGTCCTAATCGAGTGGCTTCAAGATCCATCTCTAGAGTTGGAAGTAACTGGTGATGCTCTTCAACAGGACCCTAAAAATTACCATGCTTGGCAACACAGACAATGGGCTATAAAGACGTTTGG ACTCTTTGATAAGGAGATGGACTTTGTGGATACTTTAATTAATGAAGATGTCCGAAATAATTCTGCATGGAATCAGCGTTACTTCATTATGAACAACCACCTCGGCTGGTCCGATTATAATGTTCAGAAGGAAATATGCTACGCCTTAGAAAAGATCAAGTTTGTTAAAAACAATGAAAGTGCTTGGAATTATTTACGAGGAGTTTTGCTTCACGATAAGCGAGGAATGAGTGGTAATGCAGTTGTGACATCGTTTTGTGaggaactttataaaaataaatgtcggtCACCATATTTACTTGCGTTCATTATTGATATCTGTGAGGAAAATCTCAAGAAAGGCGAGACGAGCTGCGTGTATAATTCCGAAAGAGCAATCGACCTATGTCAAGCCCTGGCCACTAAGTATGATAAAATAAGATCCAAATATTGGAATTATTTTAGTGAAAAAATTAAGGcattgcaaaatattaaaacagtagaacaaaataatatggAGGAATAA